Proteins encoded in a region of the Mucilaginibacter sabulilitoris genome:
- a CDS encoding zinc-binding alcohol dehydrogenase family protein yields MKVLTCITPGKLEYGTAEAPQVKPGNALLKIKRIGICGTDLHAFEGTQPFFSYPRVLGHELAAELIDAGNAQGFEKGESVTFIPYFNCGLCIACRSGKPNCCVNIQVCGVHTDGGMAEYLQVPSHLLVHGEGLSFDELALVEPLAIGAHGVRRANVQPGEFVLVIGAGPIGLGIMEFARIAGASVIAADVNLQRLAFCKDNLKVAHTINVKDENMTERLASITNGDMPTVVIDATGNQRAINGAFQYMAHGARYVLVGLQRDEIIVSHPEFHKREATLMSSRNATREDFEHVIRSMKNGLVDPQTYITHRVTFDEVKDQFESWLNPANGVIKAMVEI; encoded by the coding sequence ATGAAAGTACTAACCTGTATAACACCCGGAAAACTGGAATACGGCACCGCCGAAGCTCCCCAGGTAAAACCCGGAAACGCCCTGCTTAAAATTAAACGGATAGGTATCTGCGGAACCGATCTGCATGCTTTTGAAGGTACACAGCCTTTCTTTAGCTACCCCCGAGTGCTGGGCCATGAGCTGGCTGCCGAACTCATTGATGCCGGCAATGCGCAGGGTTTTGAAAAAGGCGAATCAGTAACTTTTATACCTTATTTTAATTGCGGGCTTTGCATAGCTTGTCGTTCGGGTAAACCTAATTGCTGTGTTAATATACAGGTTTGCGGCGTACACACCGATGGCGGTATGGCCGAATATCTGCAGGTGCCATCGCACTTACTGGTACATGGCGAAGGTTTAAGCTTTGATGAACTGGCGCTGGTTGAACCTCTGGCCATAGGCGCGCATGGCGTGCGCCGGGCCAATGTACAACCTGGTGAGTTTGTGCTGGTAATCGGTGCCGGACCTATTGGTTTGGGTATTATGGAGTTTGCCCGTATTGCCGGTGCAAGCGTCATTGCTGCCGATGTTAACCTGCAGCGCCTGGCTTTTTGCAAGGATAATTTAAAGGTGGCCCATACCATAAACGTAAAAGACGAAAACATGACGGAGCGCCTGGCTTCCATCACCAATGGCGATATGCCAACCGTGGTAATTGATGCCACAGGCAACCAAAGGGCTATAAACGGCGCGTTTCAATATATGGCTCATGGGGCAAGATACGTATTAGTTGGCCTGCAAAGGGACGAGATCATCGTGAGCCACCCGGAATTTCATAAGCGCGAGGCTACCCTCATGAGCAGCCGCAATGCTACCCGCGAAGATTTTGAGCACGTTATCCGCTCCATGAAAAACGGATTGGTTGACCCGCAAACCTATATCACTCATCGGGTAACATTTGACGAGGTGAAAGATCAGTTTGAAAGCTGGCTCAATCCGGCCAATGGTGTAATTAAAGCCATGGTTGAAATATAA
- a CDS encoding tagaturonate reductase — protein MILSKYNLKKINVPGLELPGTSIFELPEKVLQFGTGVLLRGLPDYYIDKANRKSIFNGRIVVVKSTDTGSVTDFDKQDNLYTIYSKGIENGKEVNEQMICSSISRVLSAAKEWDTILEVAQSPDLEVVISNTTEVGIKLVKEDIRKHPPESFPGKLLAVLYERYKAFNGSADSGLTIIPTELIVDNGKKLESIVLELAHLNKLEPAFMDWLESSNSFCNSLVDRIVPGSPDKELNTTLEAQNGYTDNLSIMSETYSLWAIEGDEKIASVLSFSQADKGVVITPDIELFRELKLRLLNGTHTLSCAVAYLSGFKTVKEAMDNEQFTRFITRLMLDEIKPAIPYQIDDAVATEFAGKVLDRFRNPNIRHEWLSISMQYSTKIKMRVIPLLLNHYKQSNAVPECMALGFAAFIRFMQLKGGTLGQYTGTANGHIYKVTDSQAEYFSKVWENADINTVVQNVLSNKELWDADLSALPGFKDAVIEQFNLINAKGQLELSTI, from the coding sequence ATGATCTTATCAAAATACAACTTAAAAAAAATCAATGTTCCCGGTCTTGAACTTCCCGGAACGTCAATATTTGAACTGCCCGAAAAAGTATTACAATTTGGTACAGGAGTGCTTTTAAGAGGCTTGCCCGATTATTACATTGACAAGGCCAACCGTAAAAGCATATTCAACGGCCGGATAGTAGTGGTAAAATCAACAGACACCGGTTCGGTAACTGATTTTGATAAACAGGATAACTTATACACCATTTATTCAAAAGGGATTGAAAATGGCAAAGAGGTAAACGAGCAAATGATCTGTTCATCCATCAGCCGGGTATTATCAGCCGCTAAGGAGTGGGACACCATTTTAGAGGTAGCCCAAAGTCCCGATCTGGAGGTAGTAATTTCCAATACCACCGAGGTAGGCATTAAACTGGTAAAGGAAGATATACGCAAACATCCGCCGGAATCATTCCCCGGTAAGCTGCTTGCTGTTTTGTATGAACGCTATAAGGCCTTTAACGGCAGCGCTGACAGCGGCCTGACCATTATACCTACCGAACTGATTGTTGATAACGGTAAAAAATTAGAATCAATAGTACTGGAGCTTGCCCATCTCAACAAGCTGGAACCTGCCTTCATGGACTGGCTGGAAAGCAGCAACAGTTTTTGCAATTCGCTGGTCGACAGGATTGTACCCGGCAGCCCCGATAAAGAATTAAACACAACGCTTGAAGCTCAAAATGGTTACACTGATAACCTGAGCATCATGTCTGAAACTTATAGCCTGTGGGCAATTGAAGGCGACGAGAAAATAGCGTCGGTATTATCATTCAGTCAGGCCGATAAAGGGGTGGTTATAACACCTGATATTGAATTGTTCAGGGAGTTAAAACTGCGTTTATTGAACGGTACACATACGTTAAGCTGCGCGGTAGCATACCTGTCGGGCTTTAAAACGGTGAAAGAAGCCATGGACAACGAGCAGTTTACCCGCTTTATTACCCGGTTAATGCTTGATGAAATTAAACCTGCCATCCCTTATCAGATTGATGATGCCGTAGCAACGGAGTTTGCTGGTAAGGTTTTGGACAGGTTCCGCAACCCGAACATCAGGCACGAGTGGTTAAGCATTTCCATGCAGTACAGCACCAAAATAAAAATGAGGGTGATCCCTTTATTGCTTAACCATTACAAGCAGAGCAATGCCGTGCCGGAGTGTATGGCGCTTGGTTTCGCGGCTTTCATCAGGTTTATGCAACTTAAAGGCGGTACACTGGGCCAGTATACCGGAACAGCAAATGGCCATATTTATAAGGTTACTGATAGTCAGGCTGAATATTTTTCAAAAGTTTGGGAAAATGCTGATATCAATACTGTAGTACAAAACGTATTAAGTAATAAGGAACTGTGGGATGCTGACCTGAGCGCCTTACCCGGATTTAAAGATGCCGTAATTGAGCAATTTAATCTGATTAACGCGAAAGGGCAGCTGGAACTGAGCACTATTTAA
- a CDS encoding glycoside hydrolase family 88 protein produces the protein MMKKLLLAFTLLFSGLLLHAQTEKPWSQRMAATAMHLWQDSLPGHNWSYDQGVVLQGLQSVWLQTADNEYFKYIQRAADRYVTADGAIRTYKAENYTLDNILAGRSVLMLANVLNTPKYYKAVTLLRNQLSKHPRVPEGGFWHKKIYPDQMWLDGLYMAGPFYAQYAAVFHEDADFDDVANQFILMEKHARDPKTGLLYHGWDQSKKQKWANPQTGQSPVFWGRADGWYGMGLVDALDYFPANHPKRAELLTILNRFAAAITNYQDKNTGVWYQVLDKAGEKDNYLEASASCMFVYTLAKGVREGYLPAKYLPVAQKAYAGILKQFIETDAAGQVNIKGVCGAVGLGGNPYRDGSYKYYTSERPVVNETKGVGSFMLASAEIERLANAKAGMGKTVLLDSYFNNEHHKDMTGANIPFHYKWEEWDNNGFSLFGHIFNTYGLHTATLYQAPDAANLKKAAVYVITDPDIPKENPDAKYIEESHVKAISDWVKKGGVLLVLNNDTGNAEFKHLNKLMAKFGIQFNENSVNRVVGRQFEMGAINIPDDNTIFKTAKKIYIKELSTLQLTLPAVARLSNKNDIVVATARYGKGTVLAVGDPWFYNEYTDGRKLPADFDNFKAANDVVQWLVKQTTAK, from the coding sequence ATGATGAAGAAATTATTATTGGCATTTACTTTACTTTTTTCGGGCTTGCTGTTGCATGCGCAAACAGAAAAACCCTGGTCGCAGCGGATGGCGGCTACCGCTATGCATTTGTGGCAGGACTCTTTACCGGGGCATAACTGGTCGTATGACCAGGGTGTGGTTTTGCAAGGCTTGCAAAGTGTTTGGCTGCAAACTGCTGACAATGAATATTTTAAATACATACAGCGCGCTGCAGACAGGTATGTAACTGCCGATGGTGCCATTCGTACCTACAAAGCCGAAAATTATACGCTTGATAATATTTTGGCCGGGCGTAGTGTGCTTATGCTGGCCAATGTTTTAAACACTCCCAAATACTATAAAGCAGTTACTTTGCTGCGTAACCAGTTGAGCAAGCACCCGCGCGTACCCGAAGGCGGTTTCTGGCACAAAAAAATATATCCAGATCAAATGTGGCTCGATGGTTTATATATGGCCGGCCCTTTTTATGCACAGTATGCTGCCGTGTTTCATGAAGATGCTGATTTTGATGATGTAGCGAACCAGTTTATCCTGATGGAAAAACATGCCCGCGACCCTAAAACCGGTTTATTATACCATGGCTGGGATCAAAGTAAAAAACAAAAATGGGCCAACCCGCAAACAGGGCAATCTCCTGTATTTTGGGGACGCGCTGATGGCTGGTACGGTATGGGATTGGTGGATGCCCTGGATTATTTCCCGGCAAATCATCCAAAACGTGCCGAGTTACTGACAATTTTAAATCGTTTTGCTGCTGCTATTACCAACTACCAGGACAAAAATACCGGTGTATGGTACCAAGTATTGGATAAAGCAGGAGAAAAAGACAATTACCTGGAGGCCTCGGCATCGTGCATGTTTGTTTACACATTAGCCAAAGGTGTAAGGGAAGGTTATCTGCCCGCTAAATACCTGCCAGTGGCGCAAAAAGCCTATGCCGGTATCCTGAAACAGTTTATAGAAACCGATGCTGCCGGACAGGTTAATATCAAAGGTGTTTGCGGCGCTGTTGGCCTGGGTGGAAACCCATACAGGGATGGCAGCTATAAATACTATACCAGCGAACGCCCTGTAGTAAACGAAACCAAAGGCGTAGGCAGCTTTATGCTGGCCAGCGCCGAAATAGAGCGCCTGGCAAATGCAAAAGCCGGCATGGGTAAAACGGTATTGCTCGATAGCTATTTTAATAATGAGCATCATAAAGATATGACCGGCGCCAATATCCCTTTTCACTATAAATGGGAGGAGTGGGACAATAATGGTTTCTCTTTATTCGGGCATATTTTTAATACGTACGGCTTACATACAGCAACCTTATACCAAGCCCCCGATGCTGCAAACCTTAAAAAAGCGGCGGTTTATGTTATTACAGATCCTGATATCCCTAAAGAAAATCCGGATGCGAAATACATTGAGGAATCACATGTTAAAGCCATAAGCGACTGGGTTAAAAAAGGCGGCGTACTGCTGGTTTTAAATAATGATACTGGCAATGCCGAATTTAAACACCTGAACAAGTTGATGGCCAAATTCGGCATACAGTTTAATGAAAACAGTGTTAACCGTGTTGTTGGTCGCCAGTTTGAAATGGGGGCAATAAATATACCCGATGACAATACCATATTTAAAACCGCTAAAAAGATATACATCAAGGAGCTAAGTACTCTACAGCTCACATTACCTGCTGTGGCCCGGCTCAGCAACAAAAACGATATCGTTGTTGCCACAGCCAGGTATGGCAAAGGCACAGTACTGGCAGTAGGTGATCCGTGGTTTTACAATGAATATACCGATGGCCGTAAACTGCCGGCCGATTTTGACAACTTTAAAGCAGCCAACGATGTAGTGCAGTGGCTGGTAAAACAAACAACAGCAAAGTAA
- a CDS encoding MIP/aquaporin family protein — translation MSPFMAEFIGTMLLILLGDGVVANVVLKDTKGNNSGWMVITTAWGLAVFVGVVVAGPYSGAHLNPAVTIGLAIAGKFVWASVLPYIAAQMLGAAAGAFLVWLMYYDHFQRTNDPGSVLAVYCTGPAVRNYISNIASEIIGTFVLIFTIFYISGAEITPSKTPVGMGSLGAVPVALLVWVIGLALGGTTGYAINPARDLGPRIMHAILPMKSKGTSDWAYAWIPILGPVVGAGIAAFLYQYLR, via the coding sequence ATGTCTCCATTCATGGCTGAATTTATAGGCACTATGCTGCTTATACTTTTAGGTGATGGCGTAGTTGCCAATGTAGTTTTAAAAGATACCAAAGGAAATAACAGCGGGTGGATGGTGATCACCACCGCCTGGGGGCTTGCCGTTTTTGTAGGGGTGGTTGTTGCCGGGCCTTACAGCGGGGCCCATCTTAATCCGGCAGTTACCATCGGGCTGGCCATTGCGGGTAAGTTTGTCTGGGCAAGCGTGCTGCCTTACATAGCGGCGCAAATGCTTGGCGCGGCTGCCGGGGCATTCCTGGTATGGCTGATGTATTATGACCATTTTCAGCGTACCAATGATCCGGGGTCTGTGCTGGCGGTTTATTGTACAGGCCCTGCAGTGCGTAACTACATATCAAACATTGCCAGCGAAATCATAGGTACTTTTGTGTTGATATTTACTATTTTTTATATTTCAGGAGCCGAAATTACGCCAAGTAAAACGCCCGTTGGCATGGGTTCATTGGGGGCTGTTCCGGTGGCATTGCTGGTTTGGGTGATAGGTTTGGCCCTCGGGGGTACAACAGGCTATGCCATAAACCCCGCCCGCGACCTTGGCCCGCGTATTATGCACGCTATTTTACCCATGAAAAGCAAGGGCACCAGCGACTGGGCCTACGCCTGGATTCCCATTTTAGGCCCGGTAGTGGGTGCGGGTATAGCCGCCTTCCTGTACCAGTACCTGCGTTAA
- a CDS encoding LacI family DNA-binding transcriptional regulator: MFESYTIKDIAKALGLSTSTVSRALNGSYEIGAETKKLVLEYAEKVNYRPNPIALSLKEQKSHSIGVVVCEVANDYFSQAINGIESIAYNRGYHVIITQTHESFDRETANVQHLLSRHVDGLLVSLSAETADTSQYKYLHEKGFPIVFFDRVAPDINTHKIIANNFKGSFDATELLIKEGFTKIAHLTSSSNLVISRERFDGFKAALDKYSLHFKPGYLKYCNHGGMIQDEVEFAVKELLNMDERPDAVFIGSDRLTISCMHILKKMGMKVPEDIAIVGFTNSDATELFDPPLTVVRQPAFQIGQMATEMLIKTIESKWPVEEFTTEQVETELIPRSSSQKPL, encoded by the coding sequence ATGTTTGAATCTTACACCATAAAGGATATAGCAAAGGCTCTTGGTTTATCAACATCAACCGTATCAAGAGCGTTAAACGGGAGTTATGAGATAGGCGCCGAAACCAAAAAACTCGTACTGGAGTATGCCGAGAAGGTAAACTACCGCCCCAACCCTATTGCTTTAAGCCTTAAGGAGCAAAAAAGCCATTCTATTGGCGTAGTGGTGTGTGAGGTGGCCAATGACTATTTTTCGCAGGCTATTAACGGTATCGAATCTATTGCCTATAACCGGGGCTATCATGTTATCATCACGCAAACGCACGAATCGTTTGATCGGGAAACGGCCAACGTGCAACACTTGCTGTCAAGACATGTAGATGGCTTGCTGGTTTCCTTATCTGCCGAAACAGCCGATACCTCACAATACAAATATCTGCATGAGAAAGGTTTTCCGATTGTATTTTTTGACCGGGTTGCGCCTGATATTAATACGCATAAGATTATCGCCAACAACTTTAAAGGGTCATTTGATGCTACAGAACTTTTGATAAAAGAGGGCTTTACCAAAATTGCGCACCTCACCAGTTCAAGCAACCTGGTGATTAGCCGCGAAAGGTTTGATGGTTTTAAAGCCGCGCTTGATAAATACAGCCTTCATTTTAAGCCCGGCTATTTAAAATATTGCAACCATGGCGGCATGATACAGGACGAGGTTGAGTTTGCCGTTAAAGAGCTGTTAAACATGGACGAACGCCCCGACGCCGTTTTTATAGGCAGCGACAGGCTTACCATCAGCTGCATGCACATACTCAAAAAAATGGGTATGAAAGTCCCTGAGGATATTGCCATTGTGGGCTTCACCAACTCAGATGCTACGGAATTATTTGATCCGCCTTTAACGGTGGTACGTCAGCCGGCTTTTCAGATAGGGCAGATGGCTACCGAAATGCTCATCAAAACAATTGAAAGCAAATGGCCGGTTGAAGAATTCACCACAGAACAGGTAGAAACCGAACTGATTCCCAGGTCATCATCCCAAAAGCCGCTTTAA
- a CDS encoding UxaA family hydrolase, producing MKQRIIKVHPADNVLVALTDLQAGEEVVYQNNSYKLVDTIPAKHKFAIADIAEGGEIIMYGVLVGKAQSHIPVGGLLSTGNVVHAANSFLTGSSHTDWHKPDVSKWQSQTFNGYHREDGSVGTANYWLVVPMVFCENRNIEVLQEALVKQLGYGRKKTYEVKAQQLINKIKGGSTIDEVLYTEIDAGTAQSTGDKLFPNVDGIKFLSHTGGCGGTRQDATTLCGLLAGYITHPNVAGATVLSLGCQNAEVRILQEEINKRSPDFNKPLYILDQQKTGKESDLLEQAIRQTLAGLMQANANVRKPAPLSKLVIGLECGGSDGFSGISANPAIGYTSDLLVALGGSVILAEFPELCGVEQNLIDRCFDKDKAERFASLVSSYSQRAEEAGSGFYMNPSPGNIKDGLITDAIKSAGAAKKGGTSPVADVLDYPEKVTKPGLNLLCTPGNDVESTTAEVGSGANVVLFTTGLGTPTGNPITPVVKIATNTTLFNRMSDIIDINTGTIVEGDETIEQAGERILDYVVKVASGEIEVSAVRHGQDDFIPWKRGVSL from the coding sequence ATGAAACAAAGAATTATAAAAGTACATCCGGCAGATAATGTTCTGGTAGCCCTTACCGATCTGCAGGCCGGTGAAGAGGTTGTTTACCAAAACAACTCCTATAAATTAGTTGATACCATACCTGCTAAACATAAATTTGCCATTGCCGATATTGCCGAAGGTGGCGAAATTATTATGTATGGTGTGTTGGTTGGTAAGGCGCAAAGCCATATCCCCGTTGGCGGTTTATTATCAACAGGTAATGTGGTACATGCTGCCAATAGCTTTTTAACAGGCAGCAGCCATACCGACTGGCACAAACCCGATGTAAGCAAATGGCAAAGTCAAACCTTTAACGGCTACCACAGGGAAGATGGCAGCGTAGGCACTGCCAATTACTGGCTGGTGGTACCCATGGTGTTTTGCGAGAACCGTAATATTGAGGTATTGCAGGAAGCGCTTGTAAAACAGCTGGGCTATGGCCGCAAAAAAACTTACGAGGTAAAAGCACAGCAACTGATCAATAAAATAAAAGGGGGCAGTACTATAGATGAGGTTTTGTATACCGAAATTGACGCCGGCACAGCCCAAAGTACCGGCGATAAGCTGTTCCCGAATGTGGATGGTATTAAATTTTTATCGCACACAGGAGGCTGCGGCGGTACCCGTCAGGATGCTACTACTTTATGTGGCTTGCTGGCAGGTTATATTACCCACCCAAATGTTGCGGGCGCTACTGTATTAAGCCTGGGCTGCCAAAACGCAGAGGTAAGGATATTACAGGAAGAAATTAACAAGCGGTCGCCAGATTTTAATAAACCGCTTTACATATTAGATCAGCAAAAAACAGGTAAAGAATCTGACCTGCTGGAACAGGCTATCCGTCAAACACTGGCCGGTTTAATGCAGGCCAATGCCAATGTGCGTAAACCTGCACCATTAAGCAAACTGGTTATCGGTTTGGAATGTGGTGGTTCTGATGGATTTTCGGGCATTTCGGCTAATCCGGCTATCGGTTATACATCCGATCTGCTGGTGGCGCTGGGAGGTTCGGTTATACTTGCTGAGTTTCCTGAACTGTGTGGTGTAGAACAAAACCTGATTGATCGCTGCTTTGATAAAGATAAAGCCGAACGTTTTGCAAGCCTGGTGAGCAGCTACAGCCAACGTGCCGAGGAGGCAGGTTCCGGTTTCTACATGAACCCATCGCCGGGCAATATTAAGGATGGCTTGATTACCGATGCTATCAAATCGGCGGGAGCTGCCAAAAAAGGCGGTACGTCGCCGGTAGCCGATGTGCTGGATTATCCCGAAAAGGTGACCAAGCCCGGATTGAATTTATTATGTACCCCGGGTAACGATGTGGAATCGACCACTGCCGAAGTTGGTTCAGGTGCCAATGTTGTTTTATTTACTACCGGGTTGGGCACGCCAACCGGTAACCCGATAACTCCTGTAGTAAAAATCGCTACTAATACCACTTTGTTTAATCGTATGAGCGATATAATCGATATCAATACCGGTACTATTGTAGAAGGGGATGAAACCATTGAGCAGGCCGGCGAACGGATACTGGACTATGTAGTGAAAGTAGCCAGCGGCGAAATTGAAGTAAGTGCCGTAAGGCATGGTCAGGATGATTTTATTCCGTGGAAAAGAGGCGTTTCTTTGTAA
- a CDS encoding glycoside hydrolase family 28 protein, giving the protein MSVKGSFGIVALLVAGALSASAQVSPYSWKNLPRVSMPVFKKDTFNILKYGAKPDGLTLNTGSINKAIADCSAKGGGVVLIPQGLWLTGPVVMKSNVNLHVNRAALLQFTDDKSQYKLVEGNYEGHVAVRNESPISGINLTNIAITGDGIIDGHGEVWRAISKERLTEAEWKKLVASGGIVSENGKTWYPSASYVKGLQTPGAGILGRGKTLADNEPMKDFFRPNMLVLTNCKKVLLQGVTLQNSAAWDIHTLLCEDLNVQNVRVRNNWNAQNGDGIDVESCKNVLIEGSTFDAGDDGICIKSGRDEEGRKRGKPTENVVVRNNVVYRAHGGFVIGSEMSGGARNIFVYDCTFIGTDIGLRFKTTRGRGGVVENIFIKNISMRAILHEAILFDMYYGGKSPGEDDVVKDEATIPVTEATPSFRNFYVNNVACNGAEKALMIRGLPEMSIKGIHIENSTFQTDKGADIIEGQDVSLKNVYLQSKDSNPLINIQNGSNIMFDHVTYKNAELLFKISGKKSAGIKLLNTDTSKAKNKAVFGAGVANNVLVVK; this is encoded by the coding sequence ATGTCTGTAAAAGGATCATTCGGTATAGTGGCCCTGCTTGTTGCAGGGGCGTTGTCGGCATCAGCCCAGGTTTCGCCATATTCCTGGAAAAATTTACCGCGGGTAAGTATGCCGGTATTTAAAAAAGATACTTTCAATATTTTAAAGTACGGCGCAAAGCCCGACGGGCTTACACTAAATACAGGCAGCATCAATAAAGCTATTGCCGACTGCAGTGCGAAAGGAGGAGGCGTTGTGCTTATTCCGCAGGGGCTTTGGCTCACCGGACCTGTGGTAATGAAAAGTAATGTAAACCTGCATGTAAACAGGGCTGCGCTGCTGCAGTTTACTGATGATAAAAGCCAGTACAAGCTGGTTGAGGGGAATTATGAAGGACATGTAGCCGTACGTAACGAATCGCCAATTTCGGGTATTAACCTGACTAATATAGCCATAACCGGCGATGGTATTATTGACGGGCATGGCGAAGTTTGGCGCGCCATCAGTAAAGAAAGGCTCACCGAAGCCGAATGGAAAAAGCTGGTGGCATCTGGCGGTATAGTGAGCGAGAACGGAAAAACCTGGTACCCATCTGCAAGTTATGTAAAGGGCCTTCAAACACCAGGCGCAGGTATTTTGGGCCGGGGCAAAACCCTTGCCGATAATGAGCCCATGAAAGATTTTTTCAGGCCGAACATGCTGGTGCTTACCAATTGTAAAAAAGTATTGCTGCAGGGAGTAACACTTCAAAATTCCGCGGCCTGGGATATTCATACCCTGTTGTGCGAAGATCTGAATGTGCAGAATGTTAGGGTGAGGAATAACTGGAACGCGCAAAACGGCGACGGTATTGATGTGGAATCGTGTAAAAATGTGCTGATAGAAGGCAGCACGTTTGATGCCGGCGACGATGGCATCTGTATCAAATCTGGCCGCGACGAGGAAGGCCGCAAGAGAGGTAAGCCAACTGAAAATGTGGTGGTACGCAATAATGTGGTTTACCGTGCACACGGTGGTTTTGTAATAGGCAGCGAGATGTCTGGCGGTGCACGTAATATTTTTGTGTACGACTGTACCTTCATCGGTACCGATATTGGATTACGCTTTAAAACTACCCGTGGCCGCGGCGGCGTTGTCGAAAATATCTTTATTAAAAATATCAGTATGCGGGCTATTCTTCATGAGGCCATATTGTTTGATATGTACTACGGCGGTAAATCGCCCGGCGAAGATGATGTAGTTAAAGATGAGGCTACTATCCCGGTAACGGAAGCCACCCCATCGTTCCGGAATTTCTATGTAAATAATGTAGCGTGCAACGGCGCAGAAAAAGCGCTTATGATCAGGGGATTGCCCGAAATGAGCATCAAGGGCATCCACATAGAAAACAGTACATTTCAAACCGACAAAGGAGCTGATATTATTGAAGGGCAGGATGTGAGCCTGAAAAATGTGTACCTGCAAAGTAAAGACAGCAATCCGCTTATCAACATCCAAAATGGCAGTAACATCATGTTTGATCATGTAACTTATAAGAACGCTGAGTTGCTTTTCAAAATCAGCGGTAAAAAATCGGCGGGGATTAAGTTGTTAAATACGGATACATCAAAGGCAAAAAATAAGGCTGTATTTGGCGCGGGGGTAGCTAACAATGTATTAGTAGTAAAATAG
- a CDS encoding pectinesterase family protein, producing the protein MKRLQLLMLTLFAPLVLLAQAVTYPTHFTVAQDGTGDFKTIQEAVNAVRDLSQQQISIFIKKGTYHEKLVIPSWKTRISLIGEDKENTIITNSDYSGKENPQGKDAFGKPKFTTYTTYTVLVQGDDFIAQNLTIVNASGPVGQAVALHVEGDRCAVFNCRLLGNQDTLYAATEGSREFYKDCYIEGTTDFIFGEATAVFEHCTIKNLRNSFITAPATTPRQQFGFVFFNCTLTAADSVTKVLLGRPWRPYGKTVFINTDMTSPVSATGWDNWRNPENEKTAFFAEYKSTGKGASVQGRAAWSHQLTESEIKKYTVKNILGGNDNWDVSALK; encoded by the coding sequence ATGAAGAGATTACAGTTATTAATGCTAACCCTTTTTGCACCGCTTGTCTTGCTGGCGCAGGCAGTTACCTATCCAACCCATTTTACAGTAGCGCAGGATGGTACCGGCGATTTTAAGACCATACAGGAAGCTGTGAATGCCGTGCGCGATCTGTCGCAGCAGCAGATTTCTATTTTTATTAAAAAAGGCACTTATCACGAAAAGCTGGTTATTCCTTCATGGAAAACCAGGATTTCGCTGATTGGGGAGGACAAGGAAAATACCATTATTACCAACAGCGATTATTCAGGCAAGGAAAATCCGCAGGGAAAGGATGCTTTCGGCAAGCCAAAATTTACTACCTATACCACCTACACCGTTCTGGTGCAGGGTGATGATTTTATCGCGCAAAACTTAACTATCGTAAATGCCTCGGGACCTGTTGGTCAGGCCGTGGCACTGCACGTTGAGGGCGACAGGTGCGCTGTGTTTAATTGCCGCCTGTTAGGTAATCAGGATACCTTATATGCCGCTACAGAGGGTAGCCGCGAGTTTTATAAGGATTGCTACATTGAAGGTACTACCGATTTTATTTTTGGCGAAGCAACCGCGGTATTTGAGCATTGTACAATCAAAAATCTCCGGAATTCGTTTATTACAGCTCCGGCTACAACGCCACGTCAGCAGTTCGGGTTTGTATTTTTTAATTGCACACTTACCGCTGCCGATAGCGTGACCAAAGTTTTACTGGGCAGGCCGTGGCGCCCTTACGGAAAAACTGTGTTTATCAATACTGATATGACCAGCCCGGTATCTGCAACAGGCTGGGATAACTGGCGTAATCCCGAAAATGAGAAGACAGCTTTTTTTGCCGAATATAAAAGTACAGGCAAGGGAGCCAGTGTGCAGGGCAGGGCAGCATGGTCGCACCAGCTTACCGAATCTGAAATAAAAAAATACACCGTAAAAAACATCCTTGGCGGTAATGATAACTGGGATGTATCAGCATTAAAATAA